CTTTGTTGGCTTTGTCAAAGGTGAAGCAAAACAAATGCTGCTACAAGGTGCAGATTTATTTGCCTTACCGTCGCATTCTGAAAACTTTGGGATTGCGGTTTTGGAGGCGATGGCTGCTGGCTTGCCAACGCTGATTACGCCCGCGGTTGGCCTATCCCCGATCGTCCAACAGCAGAATCTCGGTTGGGTTGTGCCTCAGACCCAGGCTGCGGTTGAGGGCGCGCTGCAAGCGTTTCTGCAAGAGCCACAGGCCGCTCGATCGATGGGTGAGCGGGCCGTCTCAATTGTCCAACAGCAATTTACCTGGACACAGGTCGCCCAGCAGTTGGCGCAGCACTACCATGCGATGGCGCAATTATCAGTGCCTGCAACGGCAACAGCCTAAGTCAAAATTTCGGTTCCCTATTTAACGAGTGAATTCCACCATGCTTGACCAAATTACGCCAGTTATCCTGACTTATAACGAAGCTCCCAATCTCGATCGCACGTTGCAACAACTTTCCTGGGCACAGCGGATTGTGATTGTCGATAGTTATAGCACTGATACAACGTTGGAAATTGCGGCCCAGTATCCTCAGGTTGAGTTGTTGCAGCGTCAGTTTGATACCCATGCACAGCAATGGAACTATGCGGTGGCACAGGCCCAAACGGAGTGGGTGTTATCGCTGGATGCGGATTACTGCGTCAGTGATGCGCTCTTTGCCGAAATGCAGTCATTATCACCCGCTGCACCCTACGATAGCTATTGGATTCCCTTTAAGTTCTGCATTTTCGGTCGGCCATTGCGCGGTGCAATTTTACCGCCACGTGAGGCGTTATTTCGCAAATCTAAGGCAGTCTATATCGATGATGGCCATACGCAGCTCTTGCAATCGACGGGTCATACCGGTGAGCTTAAAGCCCCGATCAATCATGACGATCGTAAATCCCTCGATCGCTGGCTTTGGGCCCAAGCTCGCTATGCCAACTTAGAAGTCGATAAGTTGATGACGATGCCTGCTTCTGAGTTGGGCCTCAACGATCGCATTCGTCAGGCTAAGGTCGTTGCCCCGTTTGTTGTCTTAGTCTATTGCTTGATTCTGCGGGGTGGGATCTTCGATGGTTGGCAGGGGTGGTTTTATGCGTTTCAGCGGATGATCGCTGAGATGATTCTATCGGCCCGGTTGATTGAAGCCGCATTCAA
The DNA window shown above is from Romeriopsis navalis LEGE 11480 and carries:
- a CDS encoding glycosyltransferase family 2 protein codes for the protein MLDQITPVILTYNEAPNLDRTLQQLSWAQRIVIVDSYSTDTTLEIAAQYPQVELLQRQFDTHAQQWNYAVAQAQTEWVLSLDADYCVSDALFAEMQSLSPAAPYDSYWIPFKFCIFGRPLRGAILPPREALFRKSKAVYIDDGHTQLLQSTGHTGELKAPINHDDRKSLDRWLWAQARYANLEVDKLMTMPASELGLNDRIRQAKVVAPFVVLVYCLILRGGIFDGWQGWFYAFQRMIAEMILSARLIEAAFKQKSAPVVNLVTS